A DNA window from Pseudodesulfovibrio thermohalotolerans contains the following coding sequences:
- a CDS encoding TM2 domain-containing protein produces MTQDTTEQAAGQGQQNINVNVNAGGGSRYMTVASEKSRKTALIACLIGGIIGAHHFYVGRIGKGILYALTGGLFFVGVVLDAIAIWSGSFKDNAGAALREW; encoded by the coding sequence ATGACGCAAGACACCACGGAGCAGGCAGCAGGCCAGGGACAGCAGAATATCAACGTCAACGTGAACGCAGGCGGCGGGAGTCGTTACATGACCGTGGCTTCCGAGAAGAGTCGGAAGACCGCGCTGATCGCATGCCTGATCGGCGGCATAATTGGTGCGCACCACTTTTACGTAGGCAGGATCGGCAAGGGCATCCTCTACGCCCTTACCGGAGGGCTGTTCTTCGTCGGCGTAGTCCTGGACGCCATCGCCATCTGGAGCGGGAGTTTCAAGGACAACGCGGGCGCGGCACTCAGGGAGTGGTAG
- a CDS encoding cache domain-containing protein, with amino-acid sequence MRKGRTIGGAGLLGMVAVSWISILLIGGVWLYSMYADFKADADRIREEHYQERRNEVREEVEEVVELVADLRRSAADALARDLDSRVRDVRAFTETLARDMGVEAVEGRNAAVRLMAALDRDGARLYAIRGNTIYLLSPFPKWVDREDALSKVSAELNGVNSGQRRLVLKAAHGMNPYTLLVKVGSFNTMGLRVVAGACLEMAEESVRGEALRRLASIHYAKNGSLFAGTLDGESLLGPARGRNMWHIADADGVKIVQELIAAAKRGGDFVAYVMPPLDGQRNEAKVSYVKLVPDWGWYVGTGAFVGDVERVIELKRKLLERHILDRALLILSGMAVLSLLALYFSRRLSHNIENNVASFTKVWERATSGRGEIDVDSLDYSEFKSLAEAANRMVGERQAVQEAFSESLERFSSLVSNIPGIIYHSDFKDGWVNSFVSDTVFDVTGYPASDFVQGGGRTFQSIIHPEDREWVSRSRRERLGQGLTYMTDYRIIRRDGEVRWLSERGRILHDEQGEPARMDGVIFDVTVRKHAEEEYYNYLHFLETLERIDRAMHTGTGTMDMLGATVEAILHAFGADRAWLVHPCDPNADFIRVKVVRAAPEYVCEEMEGRDIPAGEKAKEDFRALLDSRKALAFYAPDGADMPDEVLKECGVRSQLMFAIRPRVGKPWVLGLHCCRDARVWTDDEIRLFTEVGRRLSDGLNATLIFDKLTESEGRFRTFSEQTMLGLCVLQDDRVIFVNKAAADILETSVDELMALPPAGFSRFLHPDDSEFVMAQARLKQAGESGVVESYSWRAVTSTGRVKWVEIHSRTTKVDGKPADLVSLVDITALKRAEEDLEGIIAERTSALALKAKELKRANAELTRLDDLKSSFLTTVSHAMRTPLTSVLGFAALVRKDLARAGKRSGNEGGLERTFHNLDVMEQEGRRLNLLVNQFMELADMEAGGDLRTEETYSVADAVSRAVEDARAECCDRSNLSVSLEMEEGLPEINVLPENLERVLGHLLSNACNFTRDGSIVVRVSSPDGSGLEVTVADTGKGIPEEELEAIFKPFHQVETGDTLVNESKGAGLGLALCRMVVEKLGGRVWASSGRGGAVFHIILPGGRG; translated from the coding sequence GTGAGGAAGGGGCGGACCATCGGCGGAGCCGGACTGTTGGGCATGGTGGCCGTGTCCTGGATATCCATCCTCTTGATCGGAGGCGTGTGGCTGTATTCCATGTACGCTGATTTCAAGGCGGATGCCGACCGGATTCGCGAGGAGCACTACCAGGAACGGCGGAACGAGGTCCGCGAGGAAGTCGAGGAAGTCGTGGAGTTGGTGGCCGACCTCAGGCGGTCGGCGGCCGACGCTCTGGCCCGTGATCTCGATTCAAGGGTGCGTGATGTCAGGGCGTTCACTGAGACGTTGGCCCGTGATATGGGCGTTGAAGCTGTGGAGGGACGCAACGCCGCAGTGCGCCTGATGGCCGCTCTGGATCGCGACGGGGCCCGGCTTTACGCCATCCGCGGCAATACCATCTACCTCCTTTCCCCTTTCCCCAAGTGGGTTGATCGCGAGGACGCGCTATCCAAGGTGAGCGCGGAGCTCAATGGCGTGAACAGCGGCCAGCGCAGGCTGGTGCTCAAGGCCGCCCATGGCATGAATCCCTACACGCTGCTCGTCAAGGTCGGCTCTTTCAATACCATGGGGCTGCGCGTGGTGGCCGGGGCCTGTCTTGAAATGGCCGAGGAATCGGTCAGGGGAGAGGCTCTTCGGCGGCTGGCCTCCATCCATTACGCCAAGAACGGTTCCCTGTTCGCCGGGACTTTGGACGGCGAGTCGCTGCTCGGCCCGGCGCGAGGCCGGAACATGTGGCATATAGCCGATGCCGACGGCGTGAAAATCGTTCAGGAGCTGATCGCGGCAGCGAAGCGGGGAGGCGACTTCGTGGCCTATGTCATGCCGCCCCTGGACGGCCAGCGCAACGAGGCCAAGGTCAGCTACGTCAAGCTTGTCCCGGATTGGGGCTGGTACGTGGGCACCGGGGCCTTTGTCGGCGACGTCGAGCGGGTTATCGAACTCAAACGCAAGCTGCTCGAACGGCATATCCTGGACCGCGCCCTGCTCATCTTGTCCGGTATGGCCGTTCTCAGTCTTCTGGCCCTGTATTTTTCCCGTCGGCTGTCCCACAACATAGAGAACAACGTCGCTTCGTTTACCAAGGTCTGGGAGCGGGCCACCTCCGGCCGTGGCGAGATCGACGTCGATTCCTTGGATTACAGCGAGTTCAAGTCCCTGGCCGAGGCCGCCAATCGCATGGTCGGCGAACGGCAGGCCGTTCAGGAGGCCTTTTCCGAGAGCCTGGAGCGGTTCAGCTCGCTGGTGTCGAACATCCCCGGCATCATTTATCACAGCGACTTCAAGGACGGTTGGGTGAACAGTTTCGTCAGCGACACCGTTTTCGACGTGACCGGGTATCCAGCCAGCGATTTTGTTCAAGGCGGAGGGCGGACATTCCAGTCCATCATTCATCCCGAGGATCGGGAATGGGTGTCCCGTTCCCGACGTGAAAGGCTGGGACAAGGGCTGACCTACATGACGGACTATCGGATCATCCGCCGCGATGGCGAGGTCCGGTGGCTTTCCGAGCGCGGTAGGATTCTTCACGATGAACAGGGCGAGCCCGCCCGCATGGACGGCGTGATTTTCGACGTAACCGTTCGGAAACACGCCGAGGAGGAATATTACAACTATCTGCATTTCCTCGAAACCCTGGAGCGGATAGATCGCGCCATGCACACGGGGACCGGCACCATGGACATGCTCGGGGCCACGGTGGAGGCCATACTCCATGCATTCGGAGCGGACCGCGCCTGGCTGGTGCATCCCTGCGATCCCAATGCTGATTTCATCCGCGTAAAGGTTGTGCGGGCCGCGCCGGAGTATGTTTGCGAAGAGATGGAAGGCAGGGATATTCCGGCGGGCGAGAAGGCGAAGGAGGATTTTCGGGCGCTTCTCGACAGCCGCAAGGCCCTGGCCTTTTATGCGCCGGACGGGGCGGACATGCCGGACGAGGTGTTGAAGGAGTGCGGCGTCCGTTCTCAACTCATGTTCGCCATCCGTCCGAGAGTGGGCAAGCCGTGGGTTCTCGGGCTGCATTGCTGCCGCGACGCACGGGTCTGGACCGACGACGAGATCAGGCTGTTCACGGAAGTGGGACGCCGTCTGTCCGACGGGCTGAACGCGACCCTGATTTTCGACAAGTTGACCGAGAGCGAGGGGCGGTTCAGGACTTTTTCCGAGCAGACCATGCTCGGGCTGTGCGTCCTGCAGGACGACCGGGTCATTTTTGTCAACAAGGCCGCGGCGGATATTCTCGAAACGTCCGTGGACGAGCTTATGGCCTTGCCTCCGGCCGGTTTCAGCCGGTTCCTGCATCCCGACGACAGCGAGTTCGTCATGGCCCAGGCCCGCCTCAAACAGGCCGGGGAGTCCGGTGTGGTCGAGTCCTACTCCTGGCGGGCGGTGACGTCGACAGGCCGGGTCAAGTGGGTGGAAATTCATTCGCGAACCACAAAAGTCGACGGCAAACCGGCCGACCTCGTCTCGCTGGTGGACATTACCGCCCTGAAGCGCGCCGAGGAGGACCTTGAGGGGATCATCGCGGAGCGCACCTCGGCTCTGGCCCTCAAGGCCAAGGAGTTGAAGCGGGCCAACGCTGAGTTGACCCGCCTCGACGATCTCAAGTCGTCCTTCCTGACCACCGTGTCACACGCCATGCGCACGCCGCTGACTTCGGTTCTCGGCTTCGCCGCCCTGGTCCGCAAGGACCTGGCCCGGGCTGGAAAACGTTCGGGCAACGAAGGCGGGCTGGAGCGGACGTTCCACAATCTGGACGTTATGGAGCAGGAGGGCAGGCGTCTCAACCTGCTGGTCAATCAATTCATGGAATTGGCCGACATGGAGGCGGGGGGCGATCTGCGCACTGAAGAGACCTATTCCGTGGCCGACGCCGTGTCCCGGGCCGTGGAGGACGCTCGCGCCGAATGCTGCGACAGAAGCAATCTGTCCGTGAGCCTGGAGATGGAGGAGGGGTTGCCCGAGATCAACGTGCTGCCGGAGAACCTTGAGCGGGTGCTCGGCCATCTGCTCAGCAACGCCTGCAATTTTACTCGCGACGGAAGCATTGTCGTGCGCGTGTCCAGTCCTGACGGCAGCGGGCTGGAAGTTACCGTGGCCGACACGGGCAAGGGCATTCCCGAAGAGGAGCTCGAAGCGATTTTCAAGCCGTTCCACCAGGTGGAGACCGGCGATACCCTGGTGAACGAAAGCAAGGGCGCGGGACTTGGCCTGGCCCTGTGCCGCATGGTCGTGGAAAAGCTGGGCGGCCGCGTCTGGGCCAGTTCCGGCAGAGGCGGCGCGGTCTTTCACATCATCCTGCCCGGCGGCCGGGGCTGA
- a CDS encoding ImmA/IrrE family metallo-endopeptidase, with amino-acid sequence MSQARTSKFYLDNFSPSKITLARELRGLSKKALAEKIQKTPSAVTQIENGTLKPDVDTFTSIAMALSVRPSFFSDVSVTPDASLTECNFRSKRAATQGLKKQSIAYGRIVVQLFEFLEGLGVSFPTANIPKYNDVPLTKLDRIAGSVRDHWNLGVSPLPGLMNLLEEHGVFIILLDANSSNLDAYSTYIDGRPCIMVDYNKSASRQQFDLAHELGHLVLHEDSEANLVNKEREANWFGGSFLAPAELFRQECPRRWHYSAYLELKQRWHMSIQACMYRAKQLNIMTDSSYRWGMKQISMRNERINEGGEFEKTKPVLLAQALDLVKDEVSIPQLSEELGLNSAELISLLEVQQVPASVVEALSPKLKQQSKIVSIRRQ; translated from the coding sequence GTGAGTCAAGCTAGGACAAGCAAATTTTATTTGGATAATTTTAGTCCGAGTAAAATTACCCTTGCACGTGAATTGCGAGGGCTCTCAAAAAAAGCGTTGGCAGAGAAAATTCAAAAGACGCCAAGCGCGGTTACACAAATCGAAAACGGCACCCTTAAGCCTGATGTCGATACCTTCACATCAATCGCGATGGCCTTATCTGTAAGGCCGTCTTTTTTTTCGGATGTAAGCGTTACGCCTGATGCAAGCTTGACGGAGTGTAACTTTCGATCCAAACGCGCAGCTACACAGGGGCTAAAAAAGCAAAGCATTGCTTACGGCAGAATTGTCGTGCAACTATTTGAATTCTTGGAAGGGCTAGGTGTTAGTTTCCCTACGGCCAACATACCAAAGTATAATGATGTTCCTCTTACTAAATTGGACCGTATTGCTGGTTCTGTTCGAGATCACTGGAATCTGGGGGTATCCCCCCTTCCGGGCCTAATGAATTTGCTGGAGGAGCACGGTGTCTTTATCATTCTGCTTGATGCGAATAGTAGCAATCTGGATGCATACTCTACGTACATTGATGGTCGGCCATGTATTATGGTTGACTACAATAAGTCGGCAAGTAGGCAGCAATTTGATTTAGCCCATGAGTTAGGTCATTTAGTTCTTCATGAAGACTCCGAAGCCAATCTTGTGAACAAGGAACGGGAGGCTAATTGGTTTGGTGGCTCATTTCTTGCGCCAGCAGAACTGTTTAGACAAGAATGCCCTAGGCGATGGCATTATAGCGCTTATCTTGAACTCAAGCAGAGATGGCATATGTCTATCCAAGCCTGTATGTATAGGGCTAAGCAGCTGAACATCATGACGGACTCCAGTTACAGATGGGGAATGAAACAAATCAGTATGAGAAATGAGCGAATAAATGAGGGTGGAGAGTTTGAAAAAACTAAACCAGTACTTCTTGCTCAGGCACTAGATCTCGTGAAAGATGAAGTCTCTATTCCCCAACTATCAGAAGAGCTTGGCTTAAATTCTGCGGAGCTAATCTCTCTGCTTGAGGTTCAGCAAGTCCCGGCAAGTGTTGTTGAAGCTCTGTCCCCAAAGCTTAAGCAACAATCAAAAATTGTATCCATTAGGCGACAGTAG
- a CDS encoding primase-helicase family protein: MSETSKEMIQKILNPSYDLGMITDDNVRPEGLQALLCMNEMYCQAMHDGAMMIMERTHDHRGAKEINAMKKRDLYDRHEADTILVKHMTQNGESWKPMPIAKYWCKWKYKNQKLKTIFSPRPLSKKVADRFFNTYPGLSKQPKKGDWSRLMFHLRNIWCNGDEELFESVMGWFAHLVQKPWEKPGVALVVTGGKGTGKSTIFECVFKPILGSLYCKVSHRSHLTGNFNAHLANKLLVVNEEAFFHGDHEASEVVKSMITEELMGVEPKGVDIRELETFMRVVFVSNNEHVVSASPDERRFLVLEISSDKAQDHDYFKALRHEISHGGIEAFLHDLLEWKIDMDKLRTPPRTEGLFKQMVNSFTPLQRWAYEGLLHIGDDHSSIKWNQRVKTADLYDHFKEWRDNLKACDVRTSANRIADPGSLTKEIRKLLKFDRTRIGNDRALFLPPRETARQMFEKNVNSKVIWDDFVLDKPTAAEVGGDIMDGFVQGEEAAIREERVSKKLERFFKERKQAYRSAGVIVGSPERVVQEDTLLAAFQVPRSPAWDGDEPAPFQLIEMFYWKG, from the coding sequence ATGAGTGAAACGTCTAAGGAAATGATCCAGAAAATCTTGAACCCAAGCTACGACCTGGGGATGATCACAGACGACAATGTCAGGCCAGAGGGATTACAAGCCCTCCTGTGCATGAACGAGATGTACTGCCAGGCCATGCACGACGGGGCCATGATGATCATGGAGCGCACCCACGACCATCGCGGAGCCAAAGAAATCAACGCGATGAAGAAGCGCGATCTGTACGACAGGCATGAGGCAGACACGATCCTGGTCAAGCATATGACCCAGAACGGCGAGTCATGGAAGCCGATGCCGATCGCTAAATACTGGTGTAAGTGGAAGTACAAGAACCAGAAACTCAAGACCATATTCAGCCCCCGCCCCTTGTCCAAGAAAGTGGCCGATAGGTTCTTCAACACGTACCCAGGCCTCTCCAAGCAGCCGAAGAAAGGCGACTGGTCCCGCTTGATGTTCCACCTGCGCAACATCTGGTGCAACGGCGACGAAGAACTGTTCGAATCCGTCATGGGCTGGTTTGCTCACCTCGTCCAGAAGCCGTGGGAAAAACCCGGTGTGGCTTTGGTGGTCACCGGCGGCAAGGGGACGGGGAAATCAACGATCTTTGAGTGCGTTTTTAAGCCGATTCTCGGTAGCCTGTACTGCAAGGTGTCCCATCGTTCCCATTTGACAGGGAATTTTAATGCCCACTTGGCAAACAAGCTGCTGGTCGTGAACGAGGAAGCGTTCTTTCATGGCGACCACGAAGCAAGCGAGGTCGTCAAATCGATGATCACCGAAGAGCTGATGGGAGTCGAGCCGAAGGGGGTGGACATCCGGGAGCTCGAAACCTTCATGCGCGTAGTGTTCGTCTCGAACAACGAACACGTCGTCTCGGCATCTCCTGACGAACGTCGCTTCCTGGTCTTGGAAATCTCGTCAGACAAGGCTCAGGACCACGACTATTTCAAGGCCCTTCGACATGAGATCAGCCACGGCGGAATCGAAGCGTTTCTCCATGACCTGCTGGAGTGGAAAATCGACATGGACAAACTCAGGACGCCGCCAAGAACAGAAGGCCTGTTCAAGCAGATGGTCAACAGCTTCACCCCGCTCCAGCGCTGGGCATATGAAGGGCTGCTCCACATCGGCGACGATCACTCCTCCATCAAGTGGAACCAGAGGGTCAAAACGGCTGACCTGTACGACCACTTCAAGGAATGGCGCGACAACCTGAAAGCCTGCGATGTGCGCACCAGTGCAAATAGGATCGCTGATCCGGGCTCTCTCACCAAGGAAATCCGCAAGTTGCTCAAATTCGACCGAACCAGGATCGGCAACGACCGTGCGCTGTTCCTGCCCCCGCGTGAGACTGCGAGGCAAATGTTTGAGAAGAATGTCAACTCAAAAGTCATCTGGGACGATTTTGTGCTGGATAAGCCCACAGCTGCCGAAGTGGGAGGCGACATCATGGACGGATTCGTCCAGGGCGAAGAGGCCGCGATCCGTGAAGAGCGCGTGAGCAAAAAACTGGAGCGTTTCTTCAAAGAAAGGAAGCAGGCATACCGAAGCGCCGGGGTGATCGTCGGCTCCCCTGAACGGGTGGTCCAGGAAGACACCCTGTTGGCAGCGTTCCAAGTGCCCCGATCTCCGGCTTGGGACGGAGACGAACCTGCACCGTTTCAGCTGATCGAAATGTTCTACTGGAAAGGTTAG
- a CDS encoding MucR family transcriptional regulator: MSHMENALKIVEAQAGVRPMTVDEACEMVKSLSDGLQKIADGDAEPPKQEPPCDPKRAIRNKSIVCLECGRTFKTLSKKHLESHGLTPDEYRAKWGYKKRAPLSCRETAKARSERMKEMKLWTRTGKKPEDKEKPAKGKAKDAPKDA; the protein is encoded by the coding sequence ATGAGTCACATGGAGAATGCCCTCAAGATCGTGGAGGCGCAGGCCGGGGTCAGGCCGATGACGGTCGACGAGGCTTGCGAGATGGTCAAGAGCCTGAGCGATGGGCTTCAGAAGATCGCCGATGGGGATGCTGAGCCGCCCAAGCAGGAGCCGCCTTGCGATCCCAAGCGGGCGATCAGGAACAAGTCCATCGTGTGCCTGGAGTGCGGTCGGACGTTTAAGACCCTTTCGAAGAAGCACCTAGAGTCGCACGGGCTGACGCCGGACGAGTACCGCGCCAAGTGGGGCTACAAGAAACGGGCTCCGCTCTCGTGCCGGGAGACGGCCAAGGCGCGGTCCGAGCGCATGAAGGAGATGAAGCTCTGGACGCGGACGGGAAAGAAGCCCGAAGACAAGGAGAAGCCCGCCAAGGGCAAAGCCAAGGATGCTCCCAAAGATGCCTAA
- a CDS encoding tyrosine-type recombinase/integrase, protein MSPRNDNHPPKGSSITVEPIRSLEAISAIKDMLHDKPRDLLLFVIATNNGIRCGDLLRLKVGDLRGKNVDDTIAVKESKTGKANVLAVNDSVQAVLTRFLASGSFNDDDYLFRSQKGDNKPLTIQSVNRMVKSWCREAGLDGNYGAHSLRKTFGYVQRVHFGVGFEVLCKRFNHASPAVTMRYLGISDTEVVSILKNSI, encoded by the coding sequence ATGAGCCCTAGAAACGACAATCATCCCCCCAAGGGAAGTTCCATCACCGTCGAGCCCATCCGCTCCCTGGAAGCGATCTCGGCCATCAAGGACATGCTCCACGACAAGCCGCGTGACCTGTTGCTCTTCGTGATCGCGACCAACAACGGCATCCGTTGCGGAGACCTCCTGCGGCTCAAGGTCGGCGACCTGCGCGGCAAGAACGTCGACGACACCATCGCCGTAAAGGAGTCCAAGACCGGCAAGGCCAACGTCCTCGCCGTCAACGACTCAGTCCAAGCGGTACTGACGCGGTTCCTCGCGTCAGGCTCGTTCAACGACGACGACTACCTGTTCCGTTCACAGAAGGGAGACAACAAGCCTCTGACGATCCAGTCCGTCAACCGCATGGTCAAGTCGTGGTGCCGCGAGGCTGGCCTCGACGGCAACTATGGAGCCCACAGCCTGCGCAAGACGTTTGGCTACGTGCAGCGCGTTCACTTCGGCGTCGGCTTCGAGGTGCTGTGCAAAAGATTCAACCATGCCTCGCCAGCCGTCACCATGCGCTACCTCGGCATCAGCGACACGGAAGTGGTCAGCATCCTGAAAAATTCGATCTAA
- a CDS encoding reverse transcriptase domain-containing protein — protein sequence MDQLVFDQFTSLESLGDVASLLGIKKGTLAYILYGIDRDSQYKQFTISKKNGGERLIETPTTALKTIQRRLGIILQDVYWRRPSAFGFVKGFSVKHNAARHCKKRFVFNLDLENFFHSIHFGRVRGLFAAPPISLPINIATIIAQICCYDGRLPQGASTSPIVSNMVCTKLDRDLQKLAQSCRCHYTRYADDITFSTNNPIDIEKIWQLDDSQFNVRRIVRRLFYGESKPPTYKDATVGKELNELIEENGFTVNTNKVRLASSRERQEVTGLVVNRFPNVKREYIRRTRAILHSWRTQGLEVASERFFKSGYTWNGQGELPPLQSIVRGRIEYIGMIKGKTNPIYLKLLKNYFHISQGRIPRGSEARFRIPLDANHKYVITEGKTDWKHIRAAAIALRGSGMIAQFDSLLYEYEEGEPAGGDAMLQRCKTLAQTNSAEKRLFVFDNDDPRIVKQAVENGSYYKHWGNNVFSTILPVPDFRDLEAISIEFLYKDNDLLRPNESGRRLFLNSEFDEHGFHKDDKSIEYGINPKDGSKVKGWTNKLKDPVKILDQNIVKYDGKDIFSIALSKDAYASNILSRAPGFEIDDFSGFKELLDRINGIMGL from the coding sequence ATGGACCAATTAGTATTCGACCAATTCACGTCACTTGAAAGCCTCGGAGACGTAGCAAGCCTGCTTGGAATAAAAAAAGGCACGCTGGCCTACATTCTCTACGGCATAGATCGAGATTCCCAGTACAAACAATTCACCATTTCAAAAAAAAATGGTGGCGAGAGGCTGATCGAGACTCCCACAACGGCTTTGAAGACTATTCAAAGACGTCTTGGTATTATTTTACAAGATGTGTACTGGCGTAGGCCGTCAGCCTTTGGCTTCGTTAAGGGCTTTTCGGTCAAACACAATGCAGCTAGGCATTGTAAAAAGAGATTTGTTTTCAACCTCGACCTTGAAAACTTTTTTCATTCCATTCATTTCGGTCGAGTCCGTGGCTTATTCGCAGCCCCTCCTATTTCGTTGCCAATCAACATTGCAACAATAATAGCTCAAATTTGTTGCTACGATGGGCGACTCCCCCAAGGCGCATCGACATCACCAATTGTTTCCAACATGGTCTGCACGAAGTTAGATCGAGATCTACAAAAACTGGCACAATCATGCCGCTGTCATTATACGCGCTACGCCGACGACATCACTTTTTCTACGAACAATCCTATCGATATTGAAAAAATTTGGCAGCTAGACGATTCTCAGTTCAATGTACGTAGAATCGTCAGAAGACTCTTCTACGGAGAATCCAAACCACCTACCTATAAAGATGCAACTGTTGGTAAAGAACTCAACGAGTTGATTGAAGAGAATGGATTTACCGTAAACACAAATAAAGTCAGGTTGGCTAGCAGCAGAGAGCGACAAGAAGTTACTGGTTTAGTCGTAAATCGATTCCCCAATGTAAAGCGTGAGTACATTCGACGTACAAGGGCTATACTTCACTCATGGAGAACCCAAGGGTTGGAGGTTGCATCCGAACGCTTCTTTAAGAGTGGCTACACATGGAATGGACAAGGTGAACTACCTCCTTTGCAAAGCATTGTAAGAGGACGTATTGAGTACATTGGGATGATCAAAGGCAAGACAAATCCAATTTATTTAAAGCTATTAAAAAACTACTTTCACATATCACAAGGAAGAATCCCCCGTGGAAGCGAGGCTCGTTTTCGAATTCCCTTGGATGCTAACCACAAGTATGTGATCACAGAAGGCAAAACAGACTGGAAGCACATCAGAGCGGCCGCAATTGCATTGCGCGGCAGTGGGATGATCGCCCAATTTGATTCGCTACTGTACGAGTATGAAGAGGGAGAACCTGCTGGCGGTGACGCAATGCTCCAGCGCTGCAAGACACTGGCTCAAACGAACAGCGCTGAAAAACGTCTTTTTGTTTTTGACAATGATGACCCCAGAATCGTCAAGCAGGCTGTTGAAAACGGGAGCTACTACAAGCATTGGGGAAACAATGTTTTTTCTACCATCCTACCTGTGCCTGATTTCCGAGATCTAGAAGCTATCTCGATCGAGTTCTTATATAAGGATAATGACTTACTGCGACCTAACGAATCTGGGCGACGCCTCTTTTTGAATTCAGAATTCGACGAACATGGCTTCCACAAGGACGACAAAAGCATCGAATACGGGATTAATCCGAAGGATGGTTCAAAGGTTAAGGGATGGACGAACAAACTAAAAGACCCCGTAAAAATCCTTGATCAAAATATCGTCAAATATGATGGCAAAGACATCTTCAGCATAGCTCTTTCAAAAGATGCCTACGCATCGAACATATTATCGAGGGCTCCTGGCTTTGAGATTGATGACTTTAGTGGTTTTAAAGAATTGCTTGACCGCATAAACGGGATAATGGGCTTGTAG
- a CDS encoding DUF2958 domain-containing protein — MTSKSKGLVPRMPRLYETEDTPADEKLIWAHFFLGDSHWYAAEFDGKDTFFGYAILNGDMMNSEWGYFSLAELTELRVGPFVVCVEDGWRVREFKEVMSERHGGGWCG; from the coding sequence ATGACGAGCAAGAGCAAAGGCTTGGTGCCAAGGATGCCCAGGCTGTACGAGACCGAGGACACGCCCGCCGACGAGAAGCTGATCTGGGCTCACTTCTTCCTCGGCGACTCCCACTGGTATGCCGCCGAGTTCGACGGCAAGGACACGTTTTTCGGCTACGCGATCCTGAACGGCGACATGATGAACTCGGAGTGGGGATACTTTTCGCTGGCCGAGCTGACCGAGCTCAGGGTGGGGCCGTTCGTTGTCTGCGTCGAGGACGGGTGGCGGGTGCGCGAGTTCAAGGAGGTCATGTCGGAACGGCACGGAGGGGGATGGTGTGGCTGA
- a CDS encoding helix-turn-helix domain-containing protein, translated as MDDILLKLGKRIREFRKEKGLSQSQLAELAGLNDKYLGEVERGSNNISIKNLGQIATALEVETFKLLDTSHDYEIDRKELVQKLHKIIESASDEDLCAVYGFASDIVN; from the coding sequence ATGGACGATATCCTGCTCAAGCTCGGCAAACGCATTCGGGAATTTCGTAAGGAGAAGGGCTTATCGCAGAGCCAGCTCGCAGAGTTGGCTGGCCTGAACGACAAGTACCTCGGCGAGGTCGAGAGGGGATCGAACAACATCTCGATCAAGAACCTCGGCCAGATCGCGACAGCACTTGAGGTCGAGACCTTTAAGCTGCTCGACACCTCCCACGATTACGAAATAGACCGTAAGGAGCTCGTCCAGAAGCTCCACAAAATCATCGAATCAGCGTCTGATGAGGACCTCTGCGCCGTCTACGGCTTTGCTTCTGACATCGTGAACTGA